Proteins from a genomic interval of Mesobacillus sp. S13:
- a CDS encoding ATP-dependent helicase — protein sequence MDTNLTFQPPTTPIAKIARNVTSQRIVTPRDPDAYYFRSLEKIGIYLNEKQIEAVRTTDGPVLTLAGAGSGKTAVLTARAGYLMLVKNVKPQQILIVTFTKKAATEMAERISKIPGITSEMMGNLLVGTFHSIFLRLLRSVGYTHKIINNEKHRQFIIKKILKDMNINDEPEILLAKFNYMANHLILPKTVKANALVDQEVQEAFQRFMDYKEENNLMDFDDILFHTYQLLEKQPPILKNLQRRFTYIEIDEYQDTSVLQHVIMKKLALPQNNLFVVGDDSQSIYQFRAATNDIILGFPQEYSACRKIVLDINYRSNPYIVGLGNEIIKHNKKRFEKNLYAVNETGKEPVYSTYETVEDEARHIIHSLKRSDREWRDHAILFRTHAVSREITDRLVLEEIPFVTYGKDELFYDNPIVKPILDYLRLSCDPGHWPAFRGILPSLYLSADRVIDYIGMNQKPGDLLLEKITDLPWISSNHREILTEKVAFIKQLREQQPVAAIQEIRNGKGQYTRYLLDRTTPASTLYEEIVEETLDELENSARNFSSVKEYLQFIDQVMTYHEQMEKLRKQKNPNVVKLMTIHGSKGLEFPVVYLIGASESILPHQSSLHETDDRISILSGEDKINEAIEEERRLMYVAVTRAKEELHISSLQTYRNKTIGISRFILEVFEA from the coding sequence ATGGATACCAACTTAACATTCCAGCCGCCAACTACACCGATTGCCAAGATAGCTAGGAATGTAACGAGCCAAAGAATTGTGACTCCCCGTGACCCAGATGCTTATTATTTTCGAAGTTTAGAGAAAATCGGAATCTATTTAAATGAGAAACAAATTGAGGCGGTAAGAACGACAGATGGGCCGGTTTTGACTTTAGCAGGTGCTGGGAGCGGGAAGACAGCTGTGTTAACCGCCCGTGCTGGTTATCTTATGCTTGTGAAAAATGTTAAACCTCAGCAAATATTGATTGTCACGTTTACAAAAAAGGCAGCCACTGAAATGGCGGAGAGAATCTCGAAGATTCCGGGGATTACTTCCGAAATGATGGGGAACTTGCTTGTCGGGACCTTCCATTCAATTTTCCTTCGGCTGTTAAGAAGTGTTGGCTACACCCATAAAATTATCAATAATGAGAAACATAGGCAGTTTATCATTAAAAAGATATTAAAGGATATGAACATAAATGATGAGCCGGAGATCTTGCTGGCAAAATTCAACTATATGGCCAATCACCTCATTCTTCCTAAGACGGTGAAAGCAAACGCATTAGTCGATCAGGAAGTTCAAGAGGCGTTTCAGAGATTCATGGATTATAAGGAAGAAAATAATCTGATGGACTTTGATGATATTCTTTTTCACACTTATCAATTACTAGAGAAACAGCCGCCCATCTTAAAAAATTTACAACGCCGCTTTACTTATATTGAGATCGATGAATACCAGGACACATCTGTTCTTCAGCATGTCATTATGAAAAAATTAGCTCTGCCTCAAAATAACCTGTTTGTCGTTGGGGATGATAGTCAATCGATTTATCAATTTCGCGCAGCCACAAATGATATTATTTTAGGTTTTCCTCAAGAATATTCTGCTTGCCGGAAAATCGTACTGGATATAAATTATCGTTCAAATCCATACATCGTCGGCCTGGGAAATGAAATCATTAAGCATAATAAAAAAAGGTTCGAGAAAAACTTGTATGCGGTCAATGAAACGGGAAAAGAACCTGTTTACTCCACATATGAAACAGTGGAAGATGAGGCGAGACATATCATTCATTCCTTAAAAAGATCTGACCGGGAATGGCGCGACCATGCCATTCTTTTTCGTACCCATGCTGTTAGCAGAGAAATAACTGACAGACTTGTTTTAGAGGAAATTCCGTTTGTTACATATGGGAAGGATGAGCTATTTTATGATAATCCAATAGTAAAACCCATTTTGGATTATTTAAGGTTATCCTGTGATCCTGGTCATTGGCCGGCCTTCAGGGGTATACTCCCTTCCTTATATCTGTCGGCTGATAGAGTTATAGATTATATTGGAATGAATCAGAAACCGGGAGATCTTTTATTGGAAAAGATCACAGATTTACCGTGGATCAGTTCCAATCATAGAGAGATTTTGACTGAGAAAGTTGCGTTTATTAAGCAGTTGAGGGAACAACAGCCTGTCGCAGCCATTCAGGAAATAAGAAATGGAAAAGGACAATATACCAGGTATTTATTAGATCGAACGACACCGGCCTCAACACTTTATGAAGAAATAGTAGAAGAAACCCTGGATGAATTGGAAAACTCCGCGAGAAATTTTTCTAGTGTTAAGGAGTATTTACAATTTATTGACCAAGTGATGACCTATCATGAACAAATGGAAAAGCTAAGAAAGCAAAAGAATCCCAATGTTGTGAAGTTAATGACGATACACGGATCAAAAGGACTCGAATTCCCGGTTGTGTATTTGATAGGAGCCAGCGAATCGATTCTGCCACATCAATCATCCTTACATGAAACCGATGATCGAATATCCATTTTATCCGGTGAAGACAAAATCAACGAAGCCATCGAAGAAGAAAGACGCCTTATGTACGTTGCCGTAACCAGAGCAAAAGAGGAACTCCACATCTCCTCCCTCCAAACCTACCGTAATAAAACCATAGGGATATCCAGGTTTATTTTGGAGGTGTTTGAGGCATAG
- a CDS encoding HIRAN domain-containing protein → MTQLVRLAGVKFEGRQEVINRLSIHDHIYMERDYFNPHDRNAIGVFNEYDESIGWIPRETAAKLSPLIDSGQEFEVRLNRILGGGFGLFFGVEIAITKVDRKQQERVHQEIIDILNNQTEEQSKQAMEQFNKSMRETHERHILEGNVDDLLVIINNHWLSLESIQSFIEYSFQMGRFEDCFKALQTLERLATVYHNQDILNYCKENIEVYLSYGYDQPLPIPNQKNYPQSIERSDETYPDLDRIREADVHDKVDEFLKEIMADMESYDAEIRAEASFLLGELYFLSGKVQEALELYMLAIRDNPNKALYWGYTAQVMNRNQVDALICSRVIRHAIDLDPANPRWHFLQAILLLRISQAEEIDQLIETFIYEITTARDLCREDQAGLKEAIMSLIIE, encoded by the coding sequence ATGACACAGCTTGTAAGACTAGCCGGGGTGAAATTTGAGGGAAGACAAGAAGTGATAAACAGACTTTCCATTCATGATCACATCTATATGGAAAGGGATTACTTCAACCCGCATGACAGAAATGCGATTGGTGTTTTTAACGAATATGATGAAAGTATCGGTTGGATTCCTAGGGAAACTGCAGCCAAACTATCTCCGCTTATCGATAGTGGCCAAGAGTTCGAAGTGAGATTGAATCGGATTCTTGGGGGAGGCTTTGGTTTATTTTTTGGTGTGGAAATTGCCATTACCAAGGTAGACCGGAAGCAGCAGGAAAGAGTCCATCAAGAAATTATCGATATTCTTAATAATCAAACGGAAGAACAATCTAAACAAGCGATGGAGCAGTTTAATAAAAGCATGCGGGAAACCCATGAGAGACATATCCTTGAAGGAAATGTGGATGACCTGCTTGTGATCATCAATAATCACTGGTTGAGTCTTGAATCCATTCAGTCTTTTATAGAGTACAGCTTCCAAATGGGGAGATTTGAAGATTGCTTTAAAGCACTTCAGACCTTGGAGAGACTGGCAACTGTCTATCATAATCAAGACATATTGAACTATTGTAAAGAGAATATTGAGGTCTATTTATCCTATGGCTATGATCAACCATTACCCATCCCAAACCAGAAGAACTATCCGCAAAGCATTGAGCGCTCTGATGAAACGTATCCAGATTTGGACCGGATTCGCGAAGCTGATGTTCATGATAAGGTAGATGAATTCCTTAAAGAGATTATGGCTGATATGGAGAGCTATGATGCTGAAATAAGAGCAGAAGCATCTTTCTTACTCGGAGAACTGTATTTTTTAAGTGGGAAAGTTCAAGAAGCTTTAGAGTTATATATGCTGGCCATCAGGGATAATCCTAATAAAGCGTTGTACTGGGGATATACGGCTCAGGTGATGAATAGAAATCAGGTGGATGCTTTGATATGCAGCAGAGTGATAAGGCATGCTATTGATTTGGATCCAGCCAATCCCCGTTGGCATTTCTTGCAAGCTATTTTACTATTGCGGATCAGTCAGGCTGAAGAAATCGATCAGCTAATTGAAACATTCATTTATGAGATTACAACGGCGAGAGATTTATGCAGGGAAGATCAAGCAGGATTGAAGGAAGCGATCATGTCATTAATTATAGAATGA